The following proteins are co-located in the Brevibacillus laterosporus DSM 25 genome:
- the mngA gene encoding PTS 2-O-a-mannosyl-D-glycerate transporter subunit IIABC, whose translation MLLRNLTSPSLISTKQSFSSKEEVIRYLIKKLAAEGKIHSEEEFYKAVMDREALSPTGFEGGLAIPHGKSQAVKEAAFAVATLEKPIGSWESVDPNNKVELVFLLAIPKVEEGSLHLSLLSELVTKLSNEEYKNNLLQAKTNTDLYECLDKSQQEAPNTSDVKKLDKTIVAITACPAGIAHTYMAAEALIKAGKELGIDVFVEKQGANGIEDRHTEALLKKADAIVYAVDVAVKDADRFDHLPKVKTTVAAPLRDAQNILKQALQIAENSPKSEFVNSNNSTDETEGKSIRTEIKDSLLTGISYIIPVIVAGGMTLAAAVFISQAFGLQELYAEEGTWLWLLRQLGGSLLGQLMIPILSAYMAYSIADKPALAPGFAAGIAANLIGSGFLGGMLGGLLAGYFLKSLKRIVKPKGTFAGFVSFWFYPVIGTLVVGSIMLFVIGKPLAFLNEGLIQWLNGMSGVNAIILGVILGAMVSFDLGGPVNKAAYTFCIGAMASGNFVPYATFASVKMVSAFSVTGATIVGKKYFTKQEQEIGKQTWLLGLAGITEGAIPFMINDPLRVIPSLIVGSAITGGIVAYFDIGLNVPGAGIFSLALLQGQPLLLAASIWFGAALIGAVISMMLLIVTRKNKIDKERMK comes from the coding sequence ATGTTGTTAAGGAATTTGACTTCCCCATCCTTAATTAGTACCAAGCAATCTTTCTCCTCTAAAGAGGAAGTAATAAGGTACCTAATAAAGAAATTAGCAGCTGAAGGGAAAATACACTCTGAAGAAGAGTTTTATAAAGCTGTAATGGATAGAGAAGCATTATCCCCTACTGGATTCGAGGGTGGTCTTGCAATACCTCATGGTAAATCACAGGCGGTAAAAGAAGCAGCCTTCGCTGTTGCAACACTTGAAAAGCCTATTGGTTCATGGGAAAGCGTCGATCCAAATAATAAAGTTGAATTAGTTTTTTTGTTAGCGATTCCAAAAGTGGAGGAAGGTTCATTACATCTTTCCTTATTATCAGAGCTTGTGACAAAATTATCAAACGAGGAATATAAAAACAACTTACTACAGGCAAAGACAAATACAGACCTATACGAATGTTTGGATAAATCCCAACAAGAAGCACCAAATACAAGCGATGTGAAAAAGCTTGATAAAACAATAGTAGCGATTACTGCTTGTCCTGCAGGTATTGCACATACTTATATGGCAGCTGAGGCCTTAATAAAGGCAGGAAAAGAACTTGGTATCGACGTGTTTGTCGAAAAGCAAGGCGCAAACGGTATTGAAGACCGACACACAGAAGCACTTCTAAAAAAAGCAGACGCGATTGTGTACGCAGTCGATGTAGCTGTAAAAGACGCAGATCGATTTGACCACCTCCCAAAGGTAAAAACAACAGTGGCAGCACCACTAAGAGATGCTCAAAACATTTTAAAACAAGCGTTACAAATAGCTGAGAATTCACCGAAATCAGAGTTTGTCAATTCTAATAATTCTACTGACGAAACAGAAGGTAAATCTATTAGAACAGAAATCAAAGACTCTTTATTAACAGGTATTTCATATATCATTCCAGTTATTGTTGCAGGTGGTATGACGTTAGCCGCGGCCGTCTTTATTTCACAAGCATTTGGTCTGCAAGAATTGTACGCAGAAGAAGGTACATGGTTGTGGCTATTACGACAACTTGGCGGATCGCTTCTAGGTCAGTTAATGATTCCTATTCTATCAGCATACATGGCATATTCAATTGCTGATAAACCTGCATTGGCTCCTGGTTTCGCGGCAGGAATAGCAGCAAACTTGATTGGCAGTGGATTCTTAGGCGGGATGCTTGGTGGTCTATTAGCAGGTTATTTTTTGAAATCCTTAAAAAGGATAGTAAAACCAAAAGGTACATTCGCTGGATTTGTTAGCTTCTGGTTTTATCCTGTAATTGGAACACTTGTTGTTGGTTCAATCATGTTATTTGTGATTGGTAAGCCATTAGCATTCTTAAATGAGGGGTTAATTCAGTGGCTTAACGGAATGAGTGGAGTAAATGCAATCATTCTGGGTGTAATACTGGGTGCAATGGTTTCATTTGACCTAGGTGGTCCAGTGAACAAAGCAGCATATACGTTCTGTATCGGTGCAATGGCAAGTGGGAACTTTGTTCCTTACGCAACATTTGCATCTGTAAAAATGGTATCTGCATTCTCGGTAACAGGTGCAACAATCGTCGGTAAAAAGTATTTTACAAAACAAGAACAAGAAATAGGGAAACAAACCTGGTTACTTGGATTAGCGGGAATAACTGAAGGTGCAATCCCGTTCATGATAAACGATCCACTTCGTGTTATCCCATCATTAATCGTGGGATCTGCGATAACTGGTGGAATTGTAGCTTACTTTGATATTGGTTTAAATGTCCCTGGTGCTGGTATTTTCTCACTTGCATTATTACAAGGACAACCATTATTACTAGCAGCAAGTATTTGGTTTGGTGCAGCATTAATAGGTGCCGTAATATCAATGATGTTATTGATAGTGACTCGTAAAAATAAAATAGATAAAGAGAGAATGAAATAA